The nucleotide sequence GCCCGAGCCTCCGCCCAACCCCGACCGCGCGACGCGACCGGCCGCGCGCGAACCCTCGGAGCGCACCGCATGGAATGGGCACAGGTCTTTCCCATGGCCCAAAGCGCCGTGAAGACCGGCTGGCTGTCCGCCCTTTTCGGCGGCCTGCTCGTGTTGTGGGTGGCCTTGTTCTTCTTCCTCAACGCCATGATCCGCGGCGCGGCCAACGCCGAGATCGCCCTGCGAGGCGGAACGCTCATGGTGCGCGGCTCGGTCTACGGCCGCGACATCCCCCTGGCCGACGTGGATGCCGGCGCGGCCAGGCCCGTGGACCTCGGCCAGGCCGGGCCCAAAAGCCTCAAATGGCGCACCAACGGCATCGGCCTGCCGGGGCTGGCCGCCGGCTGGTATCGCCTGACCGACGGCGAAAAGGCCCTGGTGTTCGTCACGGACAAGAGCCGGGCCGTCTACGTGCCCACCCGGCAGGGGTTTGCCGTGGTCGTCAGTCCCGGCGATCCCGGCCGGTTCCTCGAAGCCCTGCGCCGCGAGGGCGGGCGGCAGCCGGGCGCGGCCAGGCCCCAGGAAGGCAACCCGCCGCCACCGGCCATCTAGTTTTCCGCAAGGACGACAGGCGCATCGCGTCCTCTCCCCGTTTTCCCCGCCAACGACAGACGGCCGCCTCCCGCGGGTGGGGAGGCGGCCGCCGTCGTGGGGTTTAGGGTTATGGAGGTTGTGTGGGATGCGCTTTATGGAATCCCGGCGTTGCCGGTTCCTTGCCTTTCGCGGGACCGGGCCGCGCCCGAACGCCATCGGGCAGGGCCCCGTCCCTGACGCGACGCCGACCGTGTGGGCGCCGTCGATCCATGTCTCGCTTAGTTGAGAACAATAATCAAGATCAAATTTGATTTTCCCCCAAAAAAAACCGCCCACGGGAGGCGGTTGGCCGAAAGACGGCGCCCCAGGTCGACCGATCCGAAGGCGAGCCGGCCCCGGGAGGGCGTGTGCACCAGCGTGCGCGCACGGACGCCCGGGGCCGTCACCTGGACCTGGGCAAAGGCCCCGAGCTCCCCATCGGCGGAGAGGAACTCCACGGCCCTGGCCGTGCCCGGTCCATTCCGCGCGAACTTCCGCCATGGCCGCAAACGGTGACGGGGTGCCTGTCCGTCGCCGCCGCCCGGCGATTCCCGCGAAAATTCACAACATCACATTGTGTTCGGGAAAAGGGCAGCGTTTCCCCCACTCCCCCCTCCGAATCTGACGAGGCCCTCCCCTGGCAGTCAACACCAAAAACAACCGTTCCCTACGTCGAACCGCGTCAAAAGCAATCCAAACCTGCACTCGCAGACACAATATTTATTACTTATTCTGTTTTCGTGTCACCGTCAACAACCGATTCTCTCTCCCGGACACCTTGGCCCTCCGGCCAAAGCCGGTTAAAATGCACCATGAGGTGTCCCATGCCAGAAAAACCGAAAATCCTGCCCCTCACCGCGCCGGAAGCCATCGAAGAACGCTCGCTTGCCATCATCGACGCCGAGGTCCCCGAACCGCGCCCCTTCGCCGGCCGGCAGT is from Solidesulfovibrio sp. and encodes:
- a CDS encoding PH domain-containing protein produces the protein MEWAQVFPMAQSAVKTGWLSALFGGLLVLWVALFFFLNAMIRGAANAEIALRGGTLMVRGSVYGRDIPLADVDAGAARPVDLGQAGPKSLKWRTNGIGLPGLAAGWYRLTDGEKALVFVTDKSRAVYVPTRQGFAVVVSPGDPGRFLEALRREGGRQPGAARPQEGNPPPPAI